One uncultured Caproiciproducens sp. DNA segment encodes these proteins:
- a CDS encoding LD-carboxypeptidase, translating into MLTPKPLFEGARIALIAPAGPVSPERFGPAVTAVEELGLRPVIFESCRRANGYLAGSDRLRADDINAAFADSEIDGILCIRGGYGAQRLMNLIDWNMIRRHPKFFCGYSDITALHIVLNQQCGFVTYHTPMPSTELYGGVDEYTMNSLKKVLFGEKLGELHNPDNMPMKTLVGGCAKGILTGGNLSLVSSSLGTCYEINTKDRILFLEDVGEEPYRIDGMLNHLKMAGKFKDCAGIILGGFTDCNAEHPEKSLTLGQVFEGLLVPEHKPAIMNVVCGHSLPSMSLPLGKGIEMNSISGKITVLD; encoded by the coding sequence ATGTTGACCCCAAAGCCATTGTTCGAGGGCGCGCGCATCGCGCTGATCGCCCCGGCCGGCCCGGTTTCGCCGGAACGCTTCGGCCCGGCTGTAACGGCGGTGGAAGAACTTGGACTAAGACCCGTTATTTTCGAAAGCTGCCGCAGGGCGAACGGTTATTTGGCCGGAAGCGACCGGCTGCGCGCGGACGACATCAACGCCGCGTTCGCCGACAGCGAAATTGACGGGATTCTGTGTATCCGCGGCGGATACGGCGCGCAGCGCCTGATGAACCTGATCGACTGGAACATGATCCGCAGACATCCGAAATTTTTCTGCGGATACAGCGATATTACCGCACTGCATATTGTTTTGAACCAGCAATGCGGATTTGTCACTTACCATACCCCCATGCCCTCGACGGAGCTGTACGGGGGCGTGGATGAATACACCATGAACAGCCTGAAAAAAGTGCTGTTCGGCGAAAAACTGGGTGAACTGCATAATCCGGACAATATGCCGATGAAAACGCTTGTCGGCGGATGTGCAAAAGGAATTTTAACCGGCGGAAACCTGTCGCTTGTATCGTCTTCGCTCGGAACCTGCTATGAAATCAACACCAAGGACAGGATTCTGTTTCTTGAGGACGTGGGTGAGGAGCCGTACCGCATAGACGGCATGCTGAACCACCTGAAAATGGCGGGGAAATTCAAAGACTGCGCCGGAATCATCCTTGGCGGTTTTACCGACTGCAACGCTGAGCATCCGGAAAAATCGCTGACGCTGGGGCAGGTGTTTGAAGGACTTCTCGTGCCGGAGCACAAACCCGCGATTATGAACGTGGTCTGCGGTCACAGCCTGCCGAGCATGTCCCTGCCGCTCGGAAAAGGAATTGAGATGAAC
- a CDS encoding ATP-binding cassette domain-containing protein codes for MSETEQKTPLLEVKNLEVTFGTRKQKFVAVNGVSFTIYEGETFGLVGESGSGKTTIGRSIIRINPTAGGDILYKGKKINGTISKELDRELTRRIQMIFQDPMASLNERAKVDYIVSEGLFNSGRHLSEAQRREEVDKALTDVGLLPEFASRFPHEFSGGQRQRIGIARALIMQPDFIIADEPISALDVSIRAQVLNLLSELQKKHGLTYLFIAHDLSVVRFISDRIAVIRKGVLVELAETEQLFAHPLHPYTRALLSAIPLPDPAAEKNKQLIVYDPEMHDYSVNKPVWCEIEPGHFVLANEPEIEEYRKSLEG; via the coding sequence ATGTCTGAGACAGAGCAAAAAACTCCGCTGCTCGAAGTGAAAAACCTTGAAGTTACTTTCGGTACAAGAAAACAGAAATTTGTCGCCGTGAACGGTGTAAGCTTCACGATTTACGAAGGTGAAACCTTCGGCCTTGTGGGTGAATCCGGTTCGGGGAAAACGACCATCGGCCGCTCAATCATCCGCATTAACCCGACCGCCGGCGGCGATATTCTTTACAAGGGCAAAAAAATAAACGGAACTATTTCAAAGGAACTGGACCGCGAACTGACACGCCGGATTCAGATGATTTTTCAGGATCCGATGGCGAGTCTGAATGAGCGCGCCAAAGTGGACTATATTGTTTCGGAGGGCCTTTTCAACAGCGGAAGGCATCTGAGTGAAGCGCAGCGCCGGGAAGAAGTCGACAAGGCACTGACCGATGTGGGTCTGCTGCCCGAATTCGCCAGCCGGTTTCCGCATGAATTTTCAGGCGGGCAACGGCAGCGTATCGGCATTGCGCGGGCGCTGATTATGCAGCCGGATTTCATCATTGCCGACGAACCGATCAGCGCGCTGGATGTCTCCATCCGCGCACAGGTACTGAACCTGCTTTCTGAGCTGCAAAAAAAGCACGGTCTGACCTATCTGTTTATCGCTCACGACCTTTCGGTGGTGCGTTTTATTTCCGACCGCATCGCGGTTATTCGCAAAGGGGTGCTGGTCGAGCTGGCTGAAACGGAACAGTTGTTTGCTCACCCGCTGCATCCTTACACCCGCGCGCTTCTTTCGGCAATTCCGCTGCCTGACCCGGCCGCGGAGAAAAACAAGCAATTGATCGTGTATGATCCGGAAATGCACGACTATTCCGTGAACAAACCGGTTTGGTGCGAAATTGAGCCGGGTCATTTTGTATTGGCAAACGAACCTGAAATTGAAGAATATCGAAAATCATTGGAGGGATAG
- a CDS encoding ABC transporter ATP-binding protein, with protein MEQEVVLSVRNLEVKFDLRGRILHAIRGISLDLYKSESLAIVGESGSGKSVLVKTFMGLLDANGAITSGEILYKGQDLSKFKTEKEWLGVRGKEIAMVLQDPMTSLNPLKTIGFQICEAIELHQGLKGAEAKAAAVSILEDVGITDAENRIHQYPHEFSGGMRQRVVIAIAIACKPKILICDEPTTALDVTIQAQILKLLKDLKTKYDLTTIYITHDLGVVANVADRIAVMYAGDIVEIGKCEEVFYVPCHPYTWALLSSLPQLGIKGENLYSIKGAPPNLFTHIEGDAFAPRNPRALKIDFVKRPPYFDISPTHKARTWLLDPRSPKVDPPEIIAKLHQGVNEDV; from the coding sequence ATGGAACAGGAAGTAGTTTTATCCGTAAGGAACCTTGAAGTGAAATTCGACCTTCGCGGACGGATTCTGCACGCTATCCGCGGAATATCGCTTGATTTATACAAAAGTGAAAGCCTTGCCATCGTGGGGGAATCCGGTTCCGGAAAATCCGTTCTGGTCAAAACGTTTATGGGACTTCTCGACGCAAACGGCGCCATTACAAGTGGTGAAATTCTCTATAAAGGTCAGGACTTAAGCAAGTTTAAGACCGAAAAGGAATGGCTTGGGGTACGCGGCAAAGAAATTGCCATGGTGCTGCAGGACCCGATGACCAGCCTGAACCCGCTCAAAACCATCGGCTTTCAGATCTGCGAGGCGATTGAACTTCATCAGGGATTAAAAGGAGCCGAAGCGAAAGCGGCGGCGGTTTCGATCTTAGAGGATGTGGGCATCACCGACGCGGAAAACCGAATTCACCAGTATCCCCATGAGTTTTCCGGGGGAATGCGCCAGCGTGTGGTCATCGCCATCGCTATTGCGTGCAAGCCGAAAATTTTGATCTGCGACGAACCCACCACCGCGCTGGACGTAACCATACAGGCACAGATTTTAAAACTGCTTAAGGATTTAAAAACGAAATATGATTTGACTACAATCTATATCACGCATGACCTCGGGGTCGTCGCCAACGTGGCGGACCGCATTGCGGTTATGTACGCGGGCGACATTGTTGAAATCGGGAAATGCGAAGAAGTATTTTATGTTCCCTGCCACCCCTACACCTGGGCTTTACTTTCCTCTCTGCCGCAGCTCGGCATCAAGGGCGAAAACCTGTATTCTATCAAAGGCGCCCCGCCGAACCTGTTCACGCACATTGAAGGGGACGCATTCGCGCCGCGCAATCCCCGCGCACTGAAAATTGACTTTGTCAAGCGCCCGCCGTACTTTGATATCAGCCCCACCCACAAGGCGCGCACATGGCTTTTGGACCCGCGTTCGCCCAAAGTGGACCCGCCTGAGATTATTGCAAAACTGCACCAGGGGGTGAACGAAGATGTCTGA